In Bacteroidota bacterium, the genomic stretch AAAGTATCTTGTTACTTATTTTCTTCATTGTTAGTATTTTTAAAGTTTATCATTTTTTCTTTCCATTCTACAAAAAGTTGTTCTATTTCTTTCATTTCAAAGTTTAACAACATCATATTTTTGAATATCTCAGGCAATTCATTTTCAACAAATTTTTTCTTCATTGTTTCAAGTAAAATCTCTTTTGCCAAAGCCGACACAAAATAACCAATTCCTCGTTTATTGTAAATAATTCCACTGTCTTGCAAATATGTGTAGCTCCGACTGACGGTGTTTGGATTTACTTCAAGTTTTACTGCCAACTGTCTGATTGACGGGACTTTCTCGTCCGATTTCCATTTCTCGCTAAGAATATTGCTGCTGAAATAGTCAGCAATTTGCATATAAATTGCTTGTTTTTCGCGAAATTCCATTTTTAAACCTCCCTTTCTTTAAGTTTGAAAAATGCAGCAATATATATTGCACTTGGAATAAGAATTGTAAAAATAAGCTCTACTGTTTTTGACAAATTTTTTACAAAATCTATTGAGAAATAGTTTTCGAAGAAATGTGATCTGAAATTATTATCGAAATTGTGCCCAAATTCGTTGAAAGTTCCAAAAAATATTATTATTAATAAAAATGTAAAAAATGTAAAAGCTACATTTATCAGAAATCCGGTTAATAAGGTTTTGGCGATTGGATATTTTTTGAATGCCGTGGCTCCAAGAAAAAACACAGAATGAACCATTAAATATCCTTTGGAAAACTCAAATAGTCGTTCATTATTTATCAAATCGAAAATGTTGAATAGCTCTATCGATAAACCAAAAAGGCCCGACCAAACAATATTCACAAATGCAGCGAATACTTCGTAGCTAAGAAAACTTACAATCAACCATCCGAGAGATGTTGCAATGGCAGGAATAATGAATTTTTCGAAAGTTGAAGCAGGAACCATTATTTGAGTTAATGATTTTTCGGGAGTATTCATATCATAGTAAGACCTGCCTGCCAGAAAAATTGTTCCGGCAAATAGCATGAATACGAAAGATGCTGTGTGGAAATTGTCGAAATAAAATTCCTGACCGGGCGAAATACTATATGCCATAAAAAATGTTATTATAAATATTAGGCTGAAAAATCCACCGATACTTATTAGAAATATTTTTTTACTTAAATTAAATTTAAGTTTTGAAAAAAGCATAGCTCGATTAATATCAAATATTTGATTCATAGTCTAATTTTTTAAGAAGTTAGTAATTTGGTTTTTATCCGATAGAACAGCATTAAACAAAATCTCAAAATCGATGGGCGACTCTTCCTGACTATTTCTTTCTGTAACAAGGTATTGCCCTCCAAAAATTGGTTCGCTGTACAAAATGTTTTCGGAAATTTGATTTTCGTTCTCGGTTTTTATAAAGCTCAATTTGTTGGAAATGTTATTGATATTGTGATTAAAAATGATTTTTCCATTTTCGATAATTAGCACAGGATCAATAAGATTTTCCAAATCTCGCACCTGATGTGTCGAAATTAAGAAAATACGCTCATCGTTTATTGCTGAGGCTATTGCTTTCCGAAACTTACTTTTCGATGGAATATCAAGTCCATTTGTTGGCTCATCCATCAGAATTATTGAACACATACTAGAAATAGCAAAAGCGATGATGAATTTTTTCTTTTGCCCGTATGACAAATTGTTCAGTTTTTTGTTTCTATCTATCTCAAACTCTGCAATCAAATCGTTGAATAATTTGTGGTCGAATTTTTTGTAAAATTTACTAAAATTGTCAACATAGGTATCAATCTTAAAATCGGGCAAATAGAATTCTTCCGGAATCATATAAATATCGGATAATAACTGAGGTTGCCGATTCGCAACATCGAAATTGCCATTTTTTACCGCCCCTTCTTGTGCGTAAAGTAGTCCGCACATTATTTTAAGCAGGCTTGTTTTGCCGGCACCATTTTTCCCGAGCAATCCATAGATGTTTCCTTTTTGTAAACCTAAATCTAAGTTGTTGAACAACTTTCCGTGCTTGTCATAAGAAAATGACAAATTTTTAATTTCTAACATAATTTATCGTATTAGTGTACTACATAAATAGAACACTGCAAATGTATGCACATTTTTTATATTTCCAAATGAAAATGAAAAAAAATTAATTCTTTTTAGGCACATTAATTCTGCTTGATTTGTAATTGCCAGATTTTGTTTTGTTTAGACCTATTTTTTGAAAATTGAATATGCTGATTTTATTAAAAAAAAGAAAGAATTTATTGCTTGAATTCATAAAAATTGCAATTGTTTTTTCAAATTTGGATTTTAACCATGCTTTTTATAGAAGTTTTTGTGATTTTTCAATTTTGGCTGAAATTTTATTTAGGAATGAAACCGAACATTTTTCCAAAAAAATCAAATATATTTCCAAAAAAATTTATTAATAATATGATAATCAAATGTATAAGCTTATAATATTCAAATAAATATTGAAAATATTTATTTGAATTGAACAATTAGCAGTTTTCATCGTAAGTATGAAAAAGAAAAATATTTTGACAAAACATCAGGTATAGGCAATAGGAATATCAATAAAATCAACAAATACTGAAAAATAGTCGCTAATGTTAATATTTCCTCAAATATTACATGTTAAATTTTGAAATTATGAAAAAGACAATATTTCTCCTTTATTTAGTATCGGTTTCAGTTTTGCTTGTTGGACAAAATTGTGGACCTATCCAACAAATTTCTATCTCATCACAAACCATTGGAAATATGGGTGCATATTTTGATGGCACAAATGTAAGTATAAGCTCTACAATTGGTAATATTGTTACGGAAACTTTTAGCAACGAAAATGGCACACTCACACAAGGATTTCAGCAAAGTATTGCACTTTATCCAGATATTGAAATAATTCCTATCTCGTGTTTCGGAGCTTCTGACGGATATGCCGATATTTCAATAATAGGAGGGATTCCTCCATACACTTTCCAATGGTGGAATAGTGATACTTCAAATTTTCAGAATAATTTAAGCAATGGAGAATATTATATTACAATTTTCGATGCTGACGGAAACTCAACAGTTCAGAGTATTTCCATGATTGAACCTCAGGAAATTGATGTAGTTTTAACTGGAACCGATGTTGGTACGGTAATCGGAATTATGGGATCAATTGATATTTCAGTAAGTGGCGGAAGCGGTACATATTTTTACAATTGGAGCAATAGTTTAACCACAGATAATCTAATAAACTTAAGTTCAGGTTTATATACTATTACAATTACTGATGCTAATGGTTGTACGGCAGTTGATAGTATTTTCATAGACGATTTGAGTGTACCAACAACTCCCAATTGGCAATATTCAGTTACTTCTGCAAATCATACTATTTTGATATTAGGTACTATTGATATCACCATAAATTCAATTCAAATTGAAGGAGGAGATTATGTAGGTGTATTTTACGATTCTTCGGGCACTTTAAAATGTGGAGGATATAGTGAATATCAAAACATTGGAAATAGCACAATCAGTGCCTGGGAAAATGATGGCACAACATCTGGAAAAGATGGATTTTACGCAAATGAACAATTTGTATGGAAAATCTGGGATGCCTCAGAAAATACAGAATTTATTGCTGAGGCAACATATATGCAAGTTGGATTTTCGCATTTCGGAAATTTTGCTACAAACGGTTTGAGCGGTTTGGCTAATCTTACAGCAAATGTTTACGATTCACAATTCATTACTTTTCCGGAGAGTTGGAGTATTTTTTCAACATATATTATTCCTTCAAATCCAAATATTGACGATGTAATGCAAAATATTATATCGGATGTAATTATCGTAAAAAATGATATTGGTCAAACATATTGGCCGCAATACAGTGTAAATTTAATTGGCGATTTATATATTGGAGAAGGCTATCAAATAAATATGAACATTTCAAATACATTAGAAATTGTTGGCAGTGCAGTAGTTCCGGAGAATACAACAATTATTTTAGATCAGGGCTGGAGCATAATTGCATACCTTAGAAATAATCCGGCTGCGATAGTTACTATGCTCGACAGCATTTCTAATTCAATAATTATAGTAAAAAATGGATTAGGAAATGTTTATTGGCCTCAATATGGCGTAAATTTGATTAATACTATGTATCCTGGCGAAGGCTACCAAATAAATCTCACAAATTCGGTACCGCTCACTTATCCTGCAAATTAGTAATCTTATTATAAATAATTTTAAAATTTAAGAAAATGAAAAAAGCAATATTCAGTTTAGCATTAGCACTGTTTTTTATAATCCCTGTATTTGCCCAATTAAACGATGCCATAAACTATCAGGCAGTTGTAAGAGACAGCAGTGGGAATATTTATCAGTGTGGAATAGTAAATTTCAAAATCAGCCTCTTGCGAGGAAGTGAAAACGGACCAATTGTTTATGAAGAAGAACATTTGGGCGATTCCACAAATAACTATGGATTGATAAATCTGAATGTTGGAGAAGGAATTCCTACAACGAATTCGACAGGAAATAGCTATATATATAATACAATCGACTGGGGAAATCAAAAACATTTTTTAAAAATAGAAATTGACATTTATGGAACCGGCTACGAATGGATGGGAACTTCGGAACTGGCAAGTGTCCCATATTCATTGCATTCAATAAAAGCAAAAGAACTTGATAAACCTTTCGATGCAGGCATTGAACAATATTTAATGCAAACTCCGATAGAGTCAACCCTTGCCAGTGACACAATAGTTATCATTACTGATATTGATTATAAACCAAAAAAAATTGTAATATTTATGCAATGCATAGGAGTCAGTGGTTCAGTAATTGGAGAATCAGATTGCGATTGGTTTGACAGAGATCAAGATGGTTTAGGATACTCAAGATTGACATATTACGATTCACTATCAAACAAAAACACAGAATTAATCGAAAATACTCGAAAAGTTGGAATGATTTTCGGGGATGTGCAAAATTTTCAATATTGGGAAGTTGAAACCTACGAAGGGTATATAAAACTATTTCCCGGCGAGTCTCAAGGACTGCCGCCTTTTGTTACTAATGTAAAGCTAATTTGGGAAGTAAAATAATTATTTTATCAAACTAAATAATTTGTTGTACATTAGCGGTCTGCCAATTGGCA encodes the following:
- a CDS encoding GntR family transcriptional regulator — protein: MEFREKQAIYMQIADYFSSNILSEKWKSDEKVPSIRQLAVKLEVNPNTVSRSYTYLQDSGIIYNKRGIGYFVSALAKEILLETMKKKFVENELPEIFKNMMLLNFEMKEIEQLFVEWKEKMINFKNTNNEENK
- a CDS encoding ABC transporter ATP-binding protein; its protein translation is MLEIKNLSFSYDKHGKLFNNLDLGLQKGNIYGLLGKNGAGKTSLLKIMCGLLYAQEGAVKNGNFDVANRQPQLLSDIYMIPEEFYLPDFKIDTYVDNFSKFYKKFDHKLFNDLIAEFEIDRNKKLNNLSYGQKKKFIIAFAISSMCSIILMDEPTNGLDIPSKSKFRKAIASAINDERIFLISTHQVRDLENLIDPVLIIENGKIIFNHNINNISNKLSFIKTENENQISENILYSEPIFGGQYLVTERNSQEESPIDFEILFNAVLSDKNQITNFLKN